The genomic segment ATTAAATTGCAGAATATTGTTCCTGCTATTGGTAAGGAACAGATTGAGGCTTGCTGTACCATTGTGGGGAAGTACAGTGGAGTGCTGCTGGTGGTTGAAGCTGTCTTTACTTCCCACCGTCTGAAActtgaggaagagggagtagtcTTGTTTACTGGCTGCTGCTGAGGCCCCACTGGTCTTctgctcctccctgctcctcctgaAGAACAGAACAACCATTATATACTGCCTGTTATAATATCTTTATACACATTTATacccacacatagacacacacacatagacacacacacacatagacacacacacatagacacacacacacacacacacacacacacacacacacacacacacacacacacacacacacacacacacacacacacacacacacacaaaggagggCTGTATACCTTCTGCTGACAGGATGGAAGCAGACCCACAGAGTGGTTTTGTCGTAGGGTCTCAGTCGTCCCTCGTTGGGCACACAGGCGATCACAGTGGAGGGATCCACAGGGGTGTTCCTGTTACGAACACTCCTCTCTATCAGCGCTGCGTCTGTACTCCTCTGGAGGTCAAAGCCCTGatgaaacacacacgcacacacacacacacacacacacacacacacacacacacacacacacacacacacacacacacacagacacacacacagacagacagacaaagagacagacagacagacagacagacagacagacagacagacacacagacacacacacacacacacacacacacacacacagacacacacacacacacacacacacacacacaaaaatgtatttaacattattttaccaggtacattgtctgagaacacattctcatttacagcaacgacctggggaatagttacaggggagaggagggggaaatgaatgagacaattgtaaactggggatgaataggtggccatgatggtatgaagaccagattgggaatttagccaggacactggggttacCACCCCTtgtacgataagtgccatgggatctttagtgaccacagagagtcaggacacccttttaacgtcccatccgaaagacggcaccctacacagggcaatgtccccaatcactgccctggggcatttatttagaccagaggaaagggtgcctcctactggccctccaacaccacttccagcagcatctggtctcccatccagggacatgtgtgtgttttctctctgtgtgcgttggtgcatgtgtgtgttttctctctgtgtgcgttggtgcatgtgtgtgttttctctctgtgtgcgttggtgcatgtgtgtgcgtaccACTTCTGTCCCTGAAGCATCGTCCTGCAGCACCACCATCCAGTCGCAGGCCTGTGGTCCATTGTTCACCAGAACCACCTTTTCTACCCGGGAAGTTCCAAAGAAGACGTGTCCGAAGCGGAGGCAGGACaatctctccccctctaggttctggaGCTCCAGGCTCTGGTCCAAAACATCAGCCCTGATCTTCAGGACCACGTCCTTACTGTTCTGCAGCTTCACCCTgggagaaagggaaggagggagggaactcaataaacacacacaaaatgcacAAACAAAGAACCATAAGTAACACTAAGCAGAATAAGGTGGAGCGTTTAAGATGATGTTCAAAAGTCTCTAGTTTCCTTACTGGGCCTCCTCTCTGACCCTCGTGGGTCTGTCAGTGCAGAGTTCCACCTTCAGCCACTGGGTTGCGCCAGGCTGCAGGACACCACTGCTGGGAGAGAGCCTGATGGACTGGTCTCCATCATACAGCACCTGAAAAGCTCCTTCAGCAAGGCCAAGGGCATGAACAGCAATCAATTCATATAACAATGAGAAAAATACCAGAAAAAAATCAGCTAGATTACTGCAAATGTCAACTAAAATCAATCAAAGCAAGTTTACAGAAGTGGGTTCAATGGGAGAGGCAAAAGCATAATACCTGGAGCAGATCCCTGATTGGTCAATTCCACCTCTTTGCTGATCACCTGACTGTTTGCCATCACAGAGCCGAAATCAGCGAGAGATTCCATGGTGAGAGAACATACCGGGGAGAACCTGCAGGAAAGCCCAAATATAAGTAACCTTGGATGAGACCTGAAGATTGCATAAACCCACTAATGCCTAGGCACATGTCTGTTGGAACCCACGAAAGCTATCACATgaatgagttctgttataacaGGTATGACTCTACTTACGCTAAGAGGGGGATCTCCATGGCTTTGTCTTCCAGAACAAGGAGCAGACGGTCACAGACATCCTCATCTTTCTCAGGCCTGAACTCTAGAGTGCCACTCAGGGACAATCCAGCAGCAATGGGGGTTTCTGTGTTTGTCACCCTGAATTTAAACAGCTTGAGTGGTAGGACGGGTTGATAAAATTAAAGAAGAGAGGGGCAGGGCAGTATGAAGGGTGGAATTAACAAAAGTGTATAATAATGTATTGCATCAATCAAAATGAGTTTATAAATTAGAATAGGACAAAAGCGCGATGAAAACTAAGCACAAGTTGCTCTGAACTTTACTAACGTATTACACACAGACAGCTGACAGGCAGCACTGCAGAAAGGATTTCACCTTTGATGTGGGTTCAAGCAGTCTCATTCTTTTCGAGGTAATTCCAGTGTTGGTCACCGTGACAGTGGTCTTGTAAACCTTCCCTGCTTTTACGTCGGTAAACTCAACAACCGGGGGATTAATTCTAACATTCGTTGCCATATTGTTATATCTAAAAGTTGAGAGACTAATAGCAAAATTCGACGATTTATCCCAGTTCAGGTTTTGGTCCTACGTTATCAATGAAATAGGCTTCCTTTTCTGCACTAGTAATGTTTCAATGTATAAAGCTAACCACATACCGATACAGTGTAGCGTTCATGGTTACCAAGGCAACAAGACGTAGTAACATTGTCAAAGGTATTTGTTTTCTACGGACCACATTCAGCCGGATCTATTTCCGTTAACCAAGATCCCCTTTTCCGGTCCTTCCTTTTCAACAGTTCTCCACCAAAGTGAGTTTGGCTGATTGATAATCCTCGTACAATCTAACTCCATCTTGCAGTATTTATGCATAAAACACATCTTTTCATTGTCCAAATCCATAGTTGTGCACCTCATTGTCAATCGGTTTTGAGTTTGTGATGCTTGTGCATTCATTTAGTTAACAAAAATAGTCAGAACTTTAGTTACCGTACACACCACAGGCTCCGTAACATGCTAGCTGGCTAACTACCAGACATAACATATACTTTTGCCAGCTAACTACAGGCAGTCCAATTAATGGTTACATTTAGCCATTTTCATGAGCCATTTTTGTTTCGGTGGAGCAGGGATGTTTTCCTGTTTTGGACGTTAGTGtacctggctagctagctaacgttagcctagcAGTTCTGGCGTTTTACTTTGTATGGGACAATCTCAACTTGAACCGTCCCGGTTTGTCTTTTCAGATGGCTCCCACCaagaagggagagaagaagaaggggCGTTCAGCCATCAATGAGGTGGTGACCAGAGAATACACCATTAACATCCACAAGCGCATCCATGGAGTGTAAGTACTGTGGTGCAAATGGACAAATTCACCAACAGAAGCCAGGTCAATCAATGTTGGCTCAGCCTCCTCAAAACCCTTGTGTCATTTGCACTTGAAGTCGTTTTTCATCAGTACCAGAGGATATGGTCTGGTGTGACATCATAAGGGAGTATTTACATCACAGAGCATGGCTGTTGACAAATCTGCTGTTCCTCTAAATTGGCAGGTGTCCCTCAAGATGTAGGCTAGTTTTTGTTAGTCCCCTGCGGCTGGTCTTGATCAGAAAGTTCCTTCTCTCTACAGGAGCTTCAAGAGGAGAGCTCCTCGCGCTCTCAAGGAGATCCGGAAGTTCGCCATGAAGGAGATGGGAACTCCTGATGTACGCATCGACACCCGCCTGAACAAGGCTGTGTGGACCAAAGGCGTCAAGTAAGGACTAATGAGACGCCTGTTTTAAGATTAATCGGGTGTATTTATTAGTGCACACTGTAGCAGAATGTTTTGCAACAGTAAACATGGGGTTTCTGTTGGACAAGTTCAGAAGTTTCTCCCCGTTTCTGCCGTTTGCTTCCATTTGGtgtctagtgaatacacccctgttATCATATGAATCCGGTATTACTGTACTTGTGTTTCCCAAACCACATTAAGTTGGTTAAACAATCACTGAGCCCATTTGTTGAATCGGGCGCTTTCAGCGGGATTAAACATTTTGGAACATTTAGAAATAGGGTATGTTGATcaaacatgcctctctgacatgtagaataaggaatcacaTCGGCTCTGTTCatggcatttctatctgcaacgttcaaGAACGTTTGGCAGCTGAACATGGCCCAGGTGTGCTTCCTCAGGAACAATACGTGTTCCAATATCAAAAACATGGAATAGCTGGGGGTGCTTGAGGAAAGGGTTTGGTAACAGCTCTTTATCTGCCCATACAACCACTTATGGTTGTTGACACAAATAGCACTACAAATTTTGTTGCACAAGCATGTTTTCATTCTGCTTAGTACTAATGTTCACTTGTGTTATGTACAGGAATGTGCCATACAGGATGAGACTAACGTTCACCTATGTTATGTACAGGAACGTGCCATACAGGATGAGACTAACGTTcacctgtgttatttacaggaatgTGCCATACAGGATGAGACTAACGTTcacctgtgttatttacaggaatgTGCCATACAGGATGAGACTAACCTTcacctgtgttatttacaggaacgTGCCATACAGGATTAGACTAACCTTcacctgtgttatttacaggaacgTGCCATACAGGATGAGACTAACCTTcacctgtgttatttacaggaacgTGCCATACAGGATGAGACTAACGTT from the Salvelinus fontinalis isolate EN_2023a unplaced genomic scaffold, ASM2944872v1 scaffold_1060, whole genome shotgun sequence genome contains:
- the LOC129848554 gene encoding 60S ribosomal protein L31-like; this encodes MAPTKKGEKKKGRSAINEVVTREYTINIHKRIHGVSFKRRAPRALKEIRKFAMKEMGTPDVRIDTRLNKAVWTKGVKNVPYRMRVRLSRKRNEDEDSPNKLYTLVTYVPVTTYKGLQTVNVDEN